In Bdellovibrio sp. GT3, one genomic interval encodes:
- a CDS encoding methyl-accepting chemotaxis protein has product MFKKIGIGKSLLLYVFASASFVLLVGCAFFYTSQKALTTLGSVSEFGISSLSIQNKIIKSMALVHSNILPIAADTDKDSRDIRVELVGGFLKELKSLKAKCGENCNSINADLEKYEASWTDIQASLAKNDLPTSANKILNNLNPIAEKIFEQMDKAATETDKKTAELLASADKDSTQKKQILLGMICVLVLSVISMGFLFQKRLVNALKLVVDRVHHSVTETTSKSQSISESNVKLSQSSTTQAASIEETVASLEEMSSMIQRNAEGAATAATLSTESNRAATEGGKEIEQLITYMKEIYTGSKKIEEIISVIDDIAFQTNLLALNAAVEAARAGEQGKGFAVVADAVRTLAQRSANAAKEISGLIKESVGQAERGTKVADNSGSALTKIITSIEKVSALNGEISEACQQQALGIKQLSQAMSEIDKTTQTNAAVAEDLSQSSSVLMGEAESLSAATDELNLMLNGRKKAGWDTEKAAA; this is encoded by the coding sequence GTGTTCAAGAAAATCGGCATCGGGAAATCATTGTTACTGTATGTATTTGCATCTGCATCTTTTGTATTGCTAGTAGGATGCGCTTTCTTTTACACAAGCCAAAAAGCGCTTACGACACTTGGAAGCGTCAGTGAATTTGGCATTTCCTCTTTGTCGATTCAAAATAAAATCATTAAATCCATGGCTTTGGTTCACTCCAACATCCTGCCAATTGCTGCTGATACTGACAAAGATTCACGTGATATCCGTGTTGAGCTGGTAGGTGGCTTCTTAAAGGAATTAAAATCCCTGAAAGCAAAGTGCGGTGAAAACTGCAACAGCATCAATGCTGACTTGGAAAAATACGAAGCCAGCTGGACTGACATACAAGCTTCCTTGGCTAAAAACGACTTACCAACATCTGCCAACAAGATCCTGAACAATTTAAATCCGATTGCAGAAAAAATATTTGAACAAATGGATAAAGCTGCAACAGAGACTGACAAAAAAACAGCAGAACTTCTGGCTTCAGCTGACAAAGACAGCACTCAGAAAAAACAAATACTTCTTGGGATGATCTGTGTACTGGTTCTTTCGGTTATCAGCATGGGCTTCCTGTTCCAAAAACGCCTGGTCAATGCATTGAAGCTTGTTGTAGACCGTGTTCATCACTCTGTGACCGAAACCACTTCAAAATCACAAAGCATCTCTGAATCAAATGTGAAGCTTTCCCAGTCATCAACAACTCAAGCTGCCTCAATCGAAGAGACCGTGGCTTCTTTGGAGGAAATGTCCAGCATGATCCAAAGAAATGCCGAGGGCGCTGCCACGGCTGCGACACTTTCCACGGAAAGCAATCGCGCTGCCACCGAAGGTGGTAAAGAAATCGAACAACTGATCACTTATATGAAAGAGATCTACACCGGTTCTAAAAAAATCGAGGAAATTATCTCCGTCATTGATGACATCGCCTTCCAAACCAACCTTCTGGCTCTGAATGCAGCGGTTGAAGCCGCACGTGCTGGCGAGCAAGGAAAAGGTTTTGCGGTCGTCGCAGACGCTGTCAGAACTCTGGCACAAAGATCTGCCAATGCTGCCAAAGAAATCAGTGGCTTGATCAAAGAGAGCGTTGGGCAAGCGGAACGCGGAACTAAAGTTGCGGACAACTCCGGCTCAGCACTGACTAAAATTATTACTTCTATCGAAAAGGTTTCTGCCCTGAATGGCGAGATTTCCGAAGCCTGCCAACAGCAAGCATTGGGTATCAAGCAGTTAAGCCAGGCTATGAGTGAGATCGACAAAACGACTCAGACTAACGCAGCCGTGGCAGAAGACCTGTCTCAATCCTCCAGTGTACTGATGGGCGAAGCCGAATCGCTAAGCGCAGCAACTGACGAGCTTAATTTGATGCTGAACGGCCGCAAAAAGGCCGGTTGGGATACAGAAAAAGCTGCGGCGTAA
- a CDS encoding DUF3373 family protein: protein MKNNFKKISAAFIAGMLMVPTVNAATLEERVSELEANQSLNIFNFSGMFQTRFDDILKASQTTPNTAGNPAFDNSDLTYLRMKFQFNVDANISKNVKFYSRLTTTKHFNTFYQQDLAAATDLTSANSYRDSHVVLEKAYADFTIPDTGLNFFIGRLPTVDGQPQNYKDGRARMGTYPMLSYNSVLDGMGLSYKLDQYMPEGHQLALRGLYTPFGQYYAGSNGTYTNAPTNGQGANVKTAAPGYGLMIDYAVKDLSWADNMGLVLLNFQNSDLYIPASGGLSDTGNLTIGIGGTTLAWELNGIAHSGWDLSLSYLASKLKSNGILSSGAPVGFDTNSSSDENKGDVFLLSTRYTLGTWILGGEWVHGSEDSFYYATAAEELTNFYGTRGEGYHLYVTKKFAQNVAFRVGYMLQDYDYTPATVGAASATDRKIETAYANLRMDF, encoded by the coding sequence ATGAAAAACAATTTTAAAAAAATCTCAGCAGCATTTATCGCAGGTATGTTGATGGTTCCGACAGTTAACGCGGCTACTCTTGAAGAACGCGTTTCTGAGTTGGAAGCAAATCAATCCCTGAACATCTTTAACTTCAGCGGAATGTTTCAAACTCGTTTTGATGATATTCTTAAAGCGTCACAAACTACCCCGAATACAGCCGGGAATCCGGCGTTTGATAATAGTGATTTGACGTATCTTCGTATGAAGTTTCAGTTTAATGTCGATGCCAATATTTCAAAAAATGTTAAGTTCTATTCGCGCTTAACCACGACGAAGCACTTCAATACGTTCTATCAGCAGGATCTAGCGGCAGCGACTGATTTGACATCTGCCAATTCTTACCGCGACTCCCATGTTGTGCTTGAAAAAGCTTACGCGGATTTCACGATCCCAGATACGGGCCTAAATTTCTTCATTGGACGTCTGCCAACAGTTGATGGTCAGCCACAGAATTACAAAGACGGTCGTGCCCGCATGGGTACTTACCCAATGTTGAGCTACAATTCCGTACTTGATGGTATGGGTTTATCTTATAAATTGGATCAATATATGCCAGAAGGTCACCAGTTGGCATTACGTGGTCTTTATACTCCATTTGGTCAATACTATGCAGGCTCGAACGGCACATATACGAATGCGCCAACAAACGGGCAGGGTGCAAATGTGAAAACAGCTGCGCCTGGCTATGGACTTATGATCGACTACGCTGTGAAGGATTTGAGCTGGGCTGACAATATGGGCTTGGTTTTGTTGAACTTCCAAAACTCCGATCTATATATTCCGGCTTCGGGAGGATTGTCTGACACCGGTAATCTAACAATCGGCATCGGTGGAACTACTTTGGCTTGGGAGTTAAACGGAATCGCACATTCGGGTTGGGATTTGTCATTGAGTTACCTTGCCAGCAAGTTGAAATCTAACGGTATCCTTAGCTCGGGCGCGCCAGTTGGTTTTGACACGAACTCATCCAGTGACGAAAATAAGGGAGATGTGTTCTTGTTATCAACTCGTTATACGCTGGGGACGTGGATCCTGGGTGGTGAATGGGTTCATGGTTCAGAGGATTCGTTTTACTATGCAACTGCTGCAGAAGAACTTACTAACTTCTATGGTACGCGTGGTGAGGGTTACCATCTTTATGTGACAAAAAAATTCGCCCAAAATGTCGCTTTCCGCGTGGGTTATATGTTGCAAGACTATGACTATACGCCGGCAACTGTCGGTGCTGCGTCCGCGACAGATCGTAAGATCGAAACTGCTTACGCAAATCTTCGTATGGATTTCTAA
- the alaS gene encoding alanine--tRNA ligase yields MKSSEIRNAFIKYFEKNGHKAVSSSSLIPENDPTLLFANAGMNQFKNTFLGLEKRDYSRAVTSQKCVRAGGKHNDLENVGFTARHHTFFEMLGNFSFGDYFKKDAIHFAWEFLTKTLAIPKEKLYVTVHISDDEAADIWHNQEGIPRDRIFRFDKDNFWKMGDTGPCGPCTEIFYDHGPDAGTIADPFKGIEAGEDRFVEIWNLVFMQYFENPPGTLTPLPKPSVDTGAGLERVTAAMQGQFNNYDTDLFQPMIQLACKIGNVKYISDKKVLATDAKAAETTSALRVLADHCRSTSFLIADGALPSNEGRGYVLRRIMRRAIRYGRKLSADKSFLPGMAEALIDSMGAVYPELVTRRDHILNTIRDEEDRFLATLDKGTEILTTELAKAKAAGTKELSGEVVFRMYDTYGFPADLTRVIANENGIEVNEEAFEKEMEANRAKSKASWKGKSMGADEAHMIKFAKDYLQSGKSVTFLGYNGTIGDGTVMALSNGQSVVNELKTGDTGLIILDATTFYGEGGGQAGDVGYIMLDTNRARVANTTKIDDIVLHHVEVEHGSFKVGAKVVTGVDPVERRNTASNHSATHLLHAALRKVLGVHVTQAGSLVDAEKTRFDFTHNKPVSTEEIRKIEDMVNEQIARSLDVQTELMPHKQAIEKGAMALFGEKYSTDVRVLTMGDFSCELCGGTHVKNTSSIRFFKIVSESGVSSGVRRVEAITGDAAVKYAMNSIVHLDEALAAAGLQKSAHYLKHLEITGEKATLANRVETIKEQVKSLEKEIKKLQGGQVNVDELAGKAMTFKSKSGVAAKLVLADVPMDDREVLAKVTDDLKNKIQSGIVVVVGQGDGSNPIIVSVSKDITGDHKAGDVLKEVAAIMGGKGGGRPDFAQGAAPDRSKLGDAFTKVRSTLGL; encoded by the coding sequence ATGAAAAGCTCTGAGATCAGAAATGCTTTTATTAAATACTTCGAGAAGAACGGACACAAAGCTGTCTCCTCTTCTTCATTGATCCCTGAGAACGATCCGACGTTGCTTTTCGCAAACGCCGGAATGAATCAGTTCAAAAACACTTTCCTGGGTCTTGAGAAAAGGGATTACTCTCGTGCCGTGACTTCGCAAAAATGCGTGCGCGCTGGTGGTAAACACAATGACTTGGAAAACGTGGGCTTCACAGCACGTCACCACACATTCTTTGAAATGTTGGGTAACTTTTCTTTTGGTGACTACTTTAAGAAAGACGCGATTCACTTTGCTTGGGAATTCCTGACAAAAACTTTGGCGATTCCAAAAGAAAAGCTTTATGTAACGGTTCACATTTCTGACGATGAAGCAGCCGACATTTGGCACAACCAGGAAGGCATCCCTCGCGATCGCATCTTCCGCTTCGACAAAGACAATTTCTGGAAAATGGGCGACACCGGTCCTTGCGGTCCTTGTACAGAGATCTTCTACGATCACGGCCCTGACGCTGGAACAATTGCAGATCCGTTCAAAGGTATCGAAGCTGGTGAAGACCGTTTCGTGGAAATCTGGAACTTGGTATTCATGCAGTACTTTGAAAATCCTCCAGGAACTTTGACTCCACTGCCAAAACCGTCTGTGGACACAGGTGCAGGTCTGGAGCGCGTGACTGCAGCTATGCAGGGTCAGTTCAACAACTACGATACGGATTTGTTCCAACCGATGATTCAACTTGCTTGCAAAATCGGAAACGTAAAATACATCTCAGACAAAAAGGTATTGGCAACAGACGCAAAAGCCGCAGAAACAACATCTGCACTTCGCGTTCTTGCTGACCACTGCCGTTCCACTTCATTCCTGATTGCTGACGGTGCATTGCCATCAAACGAAGGCCGTGGTTACGTTCTTCGCCGAATCATGAGACGTGCGATTCGTTATGGTCGTAAGCTTTCTGCTGATAAGTCTTTCTTGCCAGGTATGGCTGAAGCTTTGATCGACTCCATGGGTGCCGTTTACCCTGAGCTTGTGACTCGTCGTGATCATATCCTGAATACCATCCGTGACGAAGAAGATCGTTTCTTGGCGACGCTGGATAAAGGCACTGAGATCCTGACTACAGAACTTGCCAAAGCCAAAGCAGCTGGAACAAAAGAACTTTCCGGCGAAGTGGTATTCCGCATGTACGACACTTACGGCTTCCCTGCTGATCTTACTCGCGTGATTGCGAATGAAAACGGCATCGAAGTGAACGAAGAGGCTTTCGAAAAAGAGATGGAAGCAAATCGCGCCAAATCCAAGGCTTCTTGGAAAGGCAAATCCATGGGAGCTGACGAAGCTCACATGATTAAGTTTGCAAAGGACTACTTGCAGTCCGGAAAATCCGTAACATTCCTGGGATACAACGGCACTATCGGTGATGGTACGGTGATGGCCCTGTCCAACGGTCAATCCGTTGTTAACGAGCTTAAAACGGGCGACACCGGCTTGATCATCCTTGATGCGACAACATTCTACGGAGAAGGCGGCGGCCAGGCCGGCGACGTTGGTTACATCATGCTTGATACCAACCGTGCCCGCGTTGCCAATACGACTAAAATTGACGACATTGTTCTTCATCATGTGGAAGTGGAACACGGTTCCTTCAAGGTCGGCGCAAAAGTGGTGACTGGCGTTGATCCTGTTGAAAGAAGAAACACAGCCAGCAACCACTCCGCAACTCACTTGTTGCACGCAGCACTTCGTAAAGTTCTAGGTGTTCACGTGACACAAGCGGGCTCCCTGGTTGATGCTGAAAAAACTCGCTTCGACTTCACACACAACAAACCGGTAAGCACAGAAGAGATCCGCAAGATCGAAGACATGGTGAACGAGCAGATCGCTCGCAGCCTGGATGTGCAAACTGAGTTGATGCCACACAAACAAGCCATCGAAAAAGGGGCTATGGCCTTGTTCGGTGAAAAATACTCCACAGACGTACGCGTTCTGACTATGGGGGATTTCTCTTGCGAGCTGTGCGGTGGAACTCACGTGAAGAACACTTCCAGCATCCGCTTCTTTAAAATCGTGTCTGAATCCGGCGTAAGCTCTGGCGTTCGTCGCGTGGAAGCCATCACTGGCGATGCAGCGGTTAAATACGCAATGAACTCCATTGTTCATTTGGATGAAGCATTGGCTGCGGCAGGATTGCAAAAATCCGCTCACTACTTGAAGCACCTTGAAATCACTGGCGAAAAGGCAACACTTGCAAACCGTGTTGAGACTATCAAAGAGCAGGTCAAATCCCTTGAGAAGGAAATCAAGAAACTTCAAGGTGGCCAAGTGAATGTTGACGAGTTGGCTGGCAAAGCGATGACGTTTAAATCCAAATCCGGCGTTGCCGCCAAACTTGTTCTGGCAGATGTGCCGATGGATGACCGCGAAGTTTTGGCAAAAGTCACTGACGACTTGAAAAACAAAATCCAATCCGGAATTGTTGTGGTCGTGGGTCAAGGTGATGGCTCAAACCCTATTATTGTATCTGTTTCCAAAGACATTACTGGCGACCACAAAGCCGGAGACGTTCTGAAGGAAGTAGCCGCAATCATGGGCGGTAAAGGTGGCGGCAGACCGGATTTCGCACAAGGTGCAGCTCCGGATCGCTCCAAGCTGGGCGATGCCTTCACAAAAGTTCGCAGCACGCTGGGCCTCTAA
- a CDS encoding regulatory protein RecX, whose amino-acid sequence MSEQKDPQQKLDESKETKIAAKRKIMDIIARREHSEAELRTKLSGKFADVEGGLEAIEEAISYAKDKNWLEEPSELAYRLADMLHLRNKGINYINGYLEEKGLPSIETDSALELKKALAIVANKFDEDFKFSHEDKARVGRLLAARGFDSETVRKVIYEKL is encoded by the coding sequence ATGTCTGAACAAAAAGACCCGCAACAAAAACTGGATGAAAGCAAGGAAACCAAGATCGCTGCCAAACGCAAGATCATGGATATAATTGCACGTCGCGAACATTCTGAAGCAGAACTCAGAACGAAATTGTCCGGCAAGTTTGCAGATGTTGAGGGTGGACTCGAAGCAATCGAAGAAGCCATTTCCTATGCCAAGGATAAGAATTGGTTGGAGGAGCCTTCGGAACTTGCCTATCGATTGGCAGACATGCTCCACCTGCGCAACAAAGGTATAAACTATATTAACGGTTACCTTGAGGAAAAAGGCCTTCCTTCAATAGAGACCGACAGTGCACTTGAACTGAAAAAGGCACTGGCCATTGTTGCCAACAAGTTTGATGAAGATTTTAAATTTTCCCATGAGGACAAAGCGCGCGTAGGACGCCTGCTTGCTGCCCGTGGGTTTGATTCCGAGACCGTTAGAAAGGTTATCTATGAAAAGCTCTGA
- a CDS encoding metallophosphoesterase — MAAFKAIIVGLFFAIFIYITHQLVRHADLSIGQALFVVGFVATLFAIVISMPLFFWSRSEARSTPKPWHDPYFSAAHFSMAYMSFLLSFVILRDLVGFILNFTQPEFVGTQLYSAQATGILLVVPFILLLLGTLVVRLGAKVIKLNVQFDKLPSGLNNLRIVHVTDLHLAAGLPVNFVRNLVSKINQLDADIVVFTGDILDDHAIRHLPEFDLLKTVRAKHGCYFVAGNHEYYWNIDEGLAAFRSIGYHVLVNQTETLEINGATLQISGIADPAARQFGKEPADLEKLVSEQKPEAFKIFLAHQPAIADKACDKGFDLQLSGHTHGGQFFPWNFLIVFFQRYPKGLYRIKNMQLYVNQGTGYWGPSLRLGTFCELTEITLKKA, encoded by the coding sequence ATGGCAGCATTTAAAGCGATTATCGTCGGTTTGTTCTTTGCGATTTTTATTTACATAACCCATCAATTGGTAAGGCATGCTGATCTTTCAATCGGACAAGCCCTGTTTGTTGTCGGATTCGTTGCGACTTTGTTTGCCATCGTCATCTCAATGCCATTGTTTTTCTGGTCGCGAAGTGAGGCACGCTCCACGCCGAAACCATGGCATGATCCCTATTTCAGCGCCGCCCATTTCTCGATGGCCTATATGAGCTTTTTACTTTCCTTCGTAATACTGCGTGATCTGGTGGGTTTTATTTTGAATTTCACCCAGCCTGAGTTTGTCGGCACCCAGCTTTACAGCGCCCAGGCCACGGGAATTCTTTTGGTGGTTCCATTTATTTTACTTTTGCTGGGAACTTTGGTGGTCCGATTGGGCGCCAAGGTCATCAAACTGAATGTTCAATTCGACAAACTGCCTTCGGGCTTAAACAATCTGCGCATCGTGCACGTTACAGATCTGCATCTGGCAGCGGGCCTGCCGGTCAATTTCGTGCGCAATTTAGTAAGCAAGATCAATCAACTGGATGCTGATATTGTGGTTTTCACAGGTGACATTCTGGACGATCACGCCATTCGCCATCTGCCCGAATTTGATCTGCTTAAAACTGTTCGCGCAAAGCATGGTTGCTATTTTGTGGCCGGCAACCACGAGTACTACTGGAATATTGACGAGGGCTTAGCCGCATTCCGCTCCATCGGTTATCACGTACTTGTGAATCAAACCGAAACCCTTGAAATCAACGGCGCGACCTTGCAGATTTCAGGAATCGCTGACCCGGCGGCCCGCCAGTTTGGCAAGGAACCCGCCGACCTTGAAAAGCTGGTTTCCGAACAGAAACCTGAGGCTTTCAAGATTTTCCTGGCGCATCAACCCGCCATTGCCGACAAAGCCTGCGACAAAGGCTTCGATCTGCAACTTTCCGGGCATACACACGGTGGACAGTTCTTCCCTTGGAACTTCCTGATCGTTTTCTTTCAGCGCTACCCGAAAGGCCTTTACCGCATTAAAAATATGCAGCTCTATGTCAATCAAGGAACGGGTTACTGGGGGCCTAGTTTACGGCTTGGCACCTTCTGCGAACTGACCGAAATTACACTGAAAAAAGCATGA
- a CDS encoding AMP-binding protein: MNNDFKQARDFLILHRADYDYATREFKWPELVNFNWALDYFDPMAEGNGNLALWITGGEGKEEKYTFADMSARSSQVANYLRRLGLKRGDHVLMYMGNETALWELMLACMKLGAVMIPTSPLVSLDELQDRLVRGEVKLIATTVRDAGKFDVQTPSAIKLTVDGSFEGWQNYADATQESAEFKPDGDTKATDPLLLYFTSGTTAKPKIVEHSHQSYPVGHLSTMYWIGLRPGDIHMNVSSPGWAKHAWSSFFAPWNAEATVFIHRHERFDAKIMMETMEKNRVTSVCAPPTVWRMLAAEGLNQYKMNLREAVSAGEPLDAEIIRTYQDAWKVTLRDGYGQTETTAQIGNCPGQEVHPGTMGKPLPGYKIALLDRDNNPADEGEVCIDLGARAIGVMTGYRESDIAKNTTASYYRTGDMAAKGEHGDFVFVGRGDDVFKCSDYRISPFEIESVLLEHPAVREVAVIPSPHPLRQNVPKAVIFLAKGMEPTRELALQILNHSRSRLTPFKRVRRLEFGDLPKTASGKIRRVELRVREQKRVAANEKSQYEFWEEDFKAVLPESWSQDLP, translated from the coding sequence ATGAATAATGACTTCAAACAAGCTCGGGACTTTCTAATTTTGCATCGTGCGGATTACGACTATGCCACCAGAGAGTTTAAATGGCCGGAGCTGGTGAATTTTAATTGGGCCTTGGATTACTTTGACCCGATGGCTGAGGGCAACGGCAATCTGGCTTTGTGGATCACAGGTGGGGAAGGCAAGGAAGAGAAGTACACTTTCGCAGACATGTCGGCCCGCTCCTCTCAAGTGGCAAATTATCTTCGTCGGCTGGGGTTGAAGCGTGGGGATCACGTTTTGATGTACATGGGAAACGAAACGGCTTTGTGGGAATTGATGCTGGCTTGCATGAAGCTGGGTGCGGTGATGATTCCGACCAGTCCCTTGGTTTCATTGGATGAACTTCAGGATAGATTGGTTCGCGGCGAAGTGAAGTTGATTGCAACCACAGTGCGCGATGCTGGGAAGTTTGACGTTCAGACGCCGTCGGCAATCAAGCTGACAGTGGACGGGTCTTTCGAGGGCTGGCAGAACTATGCCGATGCCACTCAGGAAAGTGCGGAGTTTAAACCTGACGGTGATACCAAGGCGACAGATCCACTTCTGCTTTATTTTACTTCGGGAACGACGGCGAAACCCAAAATTGTTGAACACTCTCATCAAAGTTATCCGGTGGGACATTTATCAACGATGTATTGGATCGGTTTGCGTCCCGGCGACATTCACATGAATGTCAGTTCTCCGGGTTGGGCCAAGCATGCATGGAGCAGCTTCTTTGCTCCATGGAATGCAGAAGCGACGGTGTTTATCCATCGCCATGAACGCTTTGACGCCAAAATCATGATGGAGACGATGGAAAAAAACCGCGTCACTTCGGTGTGCGCGCCACCCACAGTATGGCGAATGTTGGCTGCGGAGGGTTTAAATCAGTACAAAATGAATTTGCGTGAAGCGGTCAGCGCCGGAGAGCCTTTGGATGCGGAGATCATTCGCACTTATCAGGATGCGTGGAAGGTGACCTTGCGTGATGGCTATGGTCAGACTGAAACCACTGCGCAAATAGGAAACTGTCCGGGTCAGGAAGTGCATCCAGGTACAATGGGAAAACCATTGCCGGGTTATAAAATCGCTCTCTTGGATCGGGACAATAACCCCGCTGACGAAGGGGAAGTTTGCATTGATTTGGGTGCCCGTGCCATTGGTGTTATGACGGGATACCGGGAGTCTGATATTGCGAAAAATACGACGGCCTCCTACTACCGAACTGGTGATATGGCGGCAAAGGGTGAGCACGGTGATTTTGTTTTTGTGGGACGCGGAGATGATGTGTTTAAGTGTTCGGACTATCGCATCAGTCCGTTTGAAATTGAAAGCGTGCTGCTTGAGCATCCGGCTGTGCGCGAGGTGGCCGTGATTCCAAGCCCGCATCCGTTGAGGCAGAATGTCCCGAAGGCTGTAATCTTTTTAGCTAAAGGTATGGAGCCGACCCGGGAGCTCGCATTGCAAATATTGAATCACTCACGTTCACGTTTGACCCCATTTAAACGTGTACGCCGTCTTGAATTTGGTGACTTGCCTAAGACTGCCTCAGGCAAAATTCGTCGGGTGGAGTTGCGTGTTCGTGAGCAAAAACGAGTAGCTGCGAATGAAAAATCCCAATATGAGTTCTGGGAGGAGGATTTCAAAGCGGTCCTGCCTGAAAGTTGGTCTCAGGATCTGCCATAG
- a CDS encoding KH domain-containing protein → MLEQEKEVARETGKKILHSILHEMLDHAEKVVVNYSVGERTTVYRVECHPQSLGQLIGSKGKNIGGIRAVISAMMARKGIRAIIEIPYVAQNNRMEFAE, encoded by the coding sequence ATGTTGGAGCAAGAGAAGGAAGTTGCAAGAGAGACGGGAAAAAAAATCTTACATTCTATTTTGCATGAGATGTTGGATCATGCGGAGAAGGTCGTTGTGAACTACTCAGTGGGCGAACGCACGACGGTCTACAGAGTCGAGTGTCATCCACAAAGTCTGGGTCAGCTGATTGGCTCAAAGGGAAAAAACATCGGCGGCATCCGTGCGGTGATTTCAGCAATGATGGCAAGAAAAGGCATTCGCGCTATTATCGAGATCCCTTATGTGGCCCAGAACAATCGAATGGAATTTGCAGAGTAG